The proteins below come from a single Arthrobacter crystallopoietes genomic window:
- a CDS encoding class I SAM-dependent methyltransferase, whose product MPELDLARLRRWPDVEAENLYAADAADRLLLDTAAPVLAGLQGNEIAVVNDHYGALTLSLAAAGFTGLRVHQDPLSAEQALANNARALELEGFTHQAMGRELFTGTRLVLMQLPRSLDALEETAAFIAVGAAPDVTVLAGGRDKHMSPAMNQVLGTAFSSVSAGHGRQKARVLTAAAPRAEVSTRFPLQEVYDVGLPAPMRIVAFGATFGGAKLDVGTRFLLPALAGARAARRAVDLGCGNGTIAAYLALTRPDLAVLATDQSSSAVASARATAEANRVSARVTVRRDDALSALADSSEELIVLNPPFHIGNAVHAGIALKLFADAGRVLAPGGELWTVWNSHLAYKQALNRLVGPTREVARNPKFTVTVSTRRP is encoded by the coding sequence TTGCCTGAACTGGACTTGGCTCGCTTGCGCCGCTGGCCCGACGTGGAGGCGGAGAACCTCTACGCGGCGGATGCGGCGGACCGGCTGCTGCTCGACACGGCGGCCCCAGTGTTGGCCGGGTTGCAGGGCAACGAGATCGCCGTGGTCAACGACCATTACGGGGCGCTGACTCTGTCCCTGGCCGCCGCAGGTTTCACGGGACTGCGGGTCCATCAGGATCCACTCTCTGCCGAACAGGCGTTGGCGAACAATGCCCGCGCGCTTGAACTCGAAGGCTTTACCCACCAGGCCATGGGCCGGGAGCTGTTTACGGGCACCCGGCTGGTGCTGATGCAGCTGCCCAGGTCACTGGACGCCCTTGAAGAAACGGCAGCTTTCATCGCCGTCGGGGCGGCGCCCGACGTGACCGTGCTCGCAGGCGGGCGCGACAAACACATGTCGCCCGCCATGAACCAGGTGCTGGGAACGGCATTCTCGTCGGTGAGCGCCGGGCATGGCCGGCAGAAGGCCCGGGTACTGACGGCGGCCGCGCCCCGCGCCGAGGTCAGCACCCGTTTCCCGCTCCAGGAAGTCTACGACGTCGGGCTGCCGGCCCCGATGCGGATCGTCGCCTTCGGCGCTACCTTCGGCGGCGCCAAGCTCGATGTGGGCACCCGGTTCCTGCTTCCGGCGCTGGCGGGTGCCCGAGCTGCCAGGCGGGCCGTGGATCTGGGCTGCGGCAACGGGACGATAGCCGCGTACCTCGCACTCACGCGCCCGGACCTGGCTGTCCTGGCCACGGACCAGTCCTCGTCCGCCGTCGCCTCGGCCCGGGCAACCGCGGAGGCAAACCGTGTCAGCGCGCGCGTGACCGTCCGGCGGGACGATGCCCTGTCCGCCCTCGCTGACTCCTCCGAGGAACTCATTGTGCTCAATCCTCCGTTCCATATCGGGAACGCCGTGCATGCCGGCATCGCCCTGAAGCTGTTCGCCGACGCCGGCCGGGTGCTCGCTCCCGGTGGCGAGCTGTGGACGGTGTGGAACAGCCATCTCGCATACAAGCAGGCTCTGAACCGGCTGGTCGGGCCGACCCGCGAGGTCGCCCGCAACCCGAAGTTCACCGTAACGGTCAGTACCCGCCGGCCCTAG
- a CDS encoding YigZ family protein, protein MHPASQSTVTSYTTVAGEHRHEIEIKRSRFITVLRRVETEEAARDLVAGLRKEFHDARHHCSAFVLGPDRDVQRSNDDGEPSGTAGLPMLEALTKRETAPGVTDLSDVAAVVVRYFGGILLGAGGLVRAYSESVSQAVASTRLVPRLRMQLYAVAAEHAQAGRLENELRAAGVTVLGSDYGEAGVDIKVARADEPEVLARFHEQLASLTAGGEPAVPRGTEWVDLA, encoded by the coding sequence GTGCATCCTGCCTCCCAGTCCACAGTAACCAGCTATACGACCGTTGCTGGCGAGCACCGGCACGAAATCGAGATCAAGCGTTCCCGCTTCATTACGGTGCTTCGCCGCGTTGAGACCGAGGAAGCCGCCCGGGACCTTGTCGCTGGCCTGCGCAAGGAGTTCCACGATGCCCGGCACCATTGCTCTGCGTTTGTCCTTGGTCCGGATCGCGATGTACAACGTTCCAATGACGACGGCGAGCCCTCCGGTACTGCCGGCCTCCCGATGCTGGAAGCACTGACCAAACGCGAGACAGCGCCCGGGGTGACAGACCTGAGCGACGTTGCGGCCGTCGTCGTACGCTATTTCGGCGGTATCCTGCTTGGCGCCGGCGGTCTGGTGCGCGCCTACTCGGAGTCGGTGTCGCAGGCCGTGGCTTCCACTCGATTAGTGCCGCGGCTGCGCATGCAGCTGTATGCAGTCGCTGCGGAGCACGCCCAAGCCGGCCGGCTCGAGAACGAACTGCGGGCCGCAGGCGTGACCGTGCTCGGCAGCGACTATGGGGAGGCCGGAGTCGATATCAAAGTGGCCCGTGCGGACGAACCCGAGGTGCTGGCCCGCTTCCATGAGCAGCTTGCTTCGCTCACCGCGGGCGGAGAACCAGCCGTGCCGCGTGGCACCGAGTGGGTGGATCTTGCCTGA
- a CDS encoding AAA family ATPase — MLELYLLGEQRLVIDVSSSSSVPVSRPVELLAYLALHAGTQVPRQVLAGLFWPDSTSSQALTNLRRELHNLKGIIGDAGCLGSRGGTLSWQDTAGCWTDVQVFKAETNAARLAWQAANYPAFLGHAQQAQDQYRGTLMPGCYADWILEPREELKQQCVLLYDQSVEACNELKEPRRAAVLAEQRIRLEPLEERGYRQLMEVQAQLGDRAAAMHTFHRCEALLEQELGVGPDPVTQRLFDRVLNSRGLLRAAGVGTASSRPVRSPLVGRHRELRILDSSWQGAAAGKVGLLLISGDPGVGKTRMSEELAALARTSGGLVAQTRCFSTPGRIPLAPVAAWLRNDAFRSSLMAMPAYWRAEVARLLPDRTMPASAPIKGEEQAGSRAMVDAWQRHRFFEGLARAVTGTGRPVLLVLDDLQWSDAETCSWLSYLLGSAGQSGLLVAATLRFSAAAGEPQVRAFLQGLRAAGLVTELPLEPLSAAASGLLASTFSERRLPAEEAALVHAATGGYPLYIIEAARILPESHRTEGEGAATELSSILWQRLSQSSATAREIAGLTAAFGRDITLDLLGEACDQDDATLVDAVDELWRMRILGPRAGGYDFTHDLLRAVAYEHVTPARRWLLHRRLAQGLELLYSDRLDVVAPQLAEQYSLGSRPDKALQFFRRAADAASGVFANAEALKFFRRCLDLISKLPAGKDRDERELDVLRSMSPPETALYGYSSGQLLATLERTAELAQQLHHPQVLLAGLIGLFAARFVQGGTAESYRIGHRALGMAAADPDLLGQAHFAVAGAALSLGRPREAMEHFAHCYENDPGGYSFILGTKLEVHAMGWASHAHWLAGEENEAAELCRKALARARSLEHPYTLTVALSYVAVFHQLLGDKTSMAPLVAELQEICHRYDFAYYGQWARILQGWVRGGASGTAQIRAGIRALQNQDAFARMPYWLSLLAGNLADAGDGQTARSVLDAALAAGQQRDDMWWLPEVLRQRAKLSGTAEAREMLQRARELATAQGSSALLGRLDA; from the coding sequence GTGCTGGAACTGTATCTTCTGGGGGAGCAGCGGCTGGTCATTGACGTCAGCAGCAGTTCCTCGGTGCCTGTCTCCCGTCCGGTCGAGCTGTTGGCCTATCTGGCGTTACATGCCGGAACGCAGGTGCCGAGACAGGTCCTGGCTGGATTGTTCTGGCCGGATTCCACCAGCAGCCAGGCACTGACGAATCTGCGCAGGGAGTTGCACAACCTGAAGGGGATCATCGGAGATGCCGGATGCCTTGGCAGCCGCGGGGGGACACTGAGCTGGCAGGACACGGCAGGCTGCTGGACCGACGTGCAGGTCTTCAAAGCCGAGACCAACGCGGCGCGGCTGGCCTGGCAGGCGGCCAATTACCCGGCGTTCCTGGGCCACGCCCAGCAGGCGCAGGACCAATACCGTGGAACGTTGATGCCGGGCTGTTACGCCGACTGGATTCTGGAGCCGCGGGAGGAGCTGAAGCAACAGTGTGTACTGCTCTACGACCAGTCGGTCGAGGCCTGCAACGAGTTGAAGGAGCCGCGGCGCGCCGCGGTGCTGGCAGAGCAACGGATCCGGCTCGAACCCTTGGAAGAAAGGGGTTACCGGCAATTGATGGAAGTACAGGCACAGCTCGGAGACCGTGCTGCCGCAATGCACACCTTTCACCGCTGCGAGGCACTCCTGGAACAGGAGCTGGGCGTAGGTCCGGACCCGGTGACGCAACGGCTTTTCGACCGAGTGCTTAACAGCCGCGGACTGCTCCGCGCGGCCGGGGTCGGAACTGCGTCATCCCGCCCTGTGCGCAGTCCGCTGGTTGGTCGTCACCGGGAACTGAGGATTCTCGACTCTTCGTGGCAGGGGGCCGCAGCCGGGAAGGTCGGTTTGCTCCTCATCTCGGGAGACCCCGGGGTCGGAAAGACGCGTATGTCGGAGGAACTGGCCGCGCTGGCCCGCACGTCCGGCGGACTTGTGGCCCAGACCAGGTGTTTCAGCACACCCGGGCGGATACCACTGGCGCCAGTGGCCGCCTGGTTGCGCAACGATGCGTTCCGCTCTTCCCTCATGGCTATGCCTGCCTACTGGCGGGCGGAAGTGGCCCGTTTGCTCCCGGACCGGACCATGCCTGCATCGGCTCCGATTAAAGGCGAGGAGCAGGCCGGCAGCCGGGCCATGGTCGATGCCTGGCAGCGGCACCGGTTCTTCGAGGGCTTGGCCCGTGCGGTAACAGGAACCGGCAGGCCCGTGCTCCTGGTGCTGGACGATTTGCAGTGGTCCGATGCCGAGACGTGCTCCTGGCTGTCGTACCTGTTGGGTTCCGCCGGGCAAAGCGGCTTGCTCGTGGCCGCCACGTTGCGCTTCTCAGCGGCCGCCGGCGAACCGCAGGTGCGTGCATTTTTGCAGGGCCTGCGTGCGGCCGGACTGGTCACCGAACTGCCCCTGGAACCGTTGTCTGCCGCTGCGTCAGGCCTGCTCGCAAGCACTTTCAGCGAGCGCCGGCTGCCCGCCGAAGAAGCTGCCCTGGTCCATGCAGCCACCGGTGGCTATCCCCTGTACATTATTGAGGCCGCTCGCATCCTGCCGGAATCGCACCGGACGGAGGGGGAAGGCGCGGCAACGGAGCTCAGTTCCATCTTGTGGCAACGACTGAGCCAGTCGTCGGCGACGGCGCGAGAAATAGCCGGGTTGACCGCTGCCTTCGGCCGGGACATCACCCTGGACCTGCTGGGCGAAGCCTGCGACCAGGACGACGCCACCCTGGTTGATGCTGTCGATGAATTGTGGCGGATGCGTATCCTTGGTCCCCGTGCCGGCGGATACGATTTCACCCACGACTTGCTGCGTGCGGTGGCCTATGAACATGTCACTCCCGCCCGCCGCTGGCTGCTCCACCGCAGACTCGCGCAGGGTCTGGAACTGCTGTACTCGGATCGGCTCGACGTTGTTGCTCCGCAACTAGCTGAGCAGTACAGCCTGGGTTCCCGGCCCGATAAGGCGTTGCAGTTCTTCCGGCGGGCGGCCGACGCCGCCTCCGGCGTCTTCGCTAATGCGGAGGCTCTGAAGTTTTTCCGGCGATGTTTGGACCTGATCTCCAAGCTGCCTGCGGGAAAAGACCGTGACGAACGCGAACTGGATGTTCTGCGGTCCATGTCTCCTCCGGAAACCGCACTGTATGGCTACTCGTCCGGACAGCTGCTGGCCACCCTCGAGCGCACTGCCGAATTGGCCCAGCAATTACACCATCCGCAGGTTCTGCTGGCCGGCCTGATCGGTCTCTTCGCCGCACGATTCGTCCAGGGCGGGACAGCCGAGTCGTATCGCATCGGACACCGAGCGCTGGGGATGGCAGCAGCAGACCCGGACCTGTTGGGCCAGGCCCACTTCGCGGTGGCCGGGGCTGCACTCAGCCTTGGCAGGCCCAGGGAGGCCATGGAGCATTTCGCCCACTGTTACGAAAATGACCCGGGCGGATACTCCTTCATTCTGGGAACCAAACTGGAGGTCCACGCCATGGGATGGGCCTCGCATGCGCATTGGCTTGCCGGGGAAGAGAATGAAGCGGCGGAACTGTGCCGAAAAGCTCTTGCCCGCGCCCGTAGCTTAGAACACCCTTATACGCTTACCGTGGCGTTGTCCTACGTCGCAGTGTTCCACCAATTGCTAGGCGACAAAACCTCGATGGCGCCGCTCGTTGCCGAGTTGCAGGAGATTTGCCACCGGTACGATTTCGCCTACTACGGGCAGTGGGCGCGCATTCTGCAGGGTTGGGTCAGAGGGGGAGCTTCTGGCACGGCACAAATCCGCGCGGGCATCCGCGCGCTGCAGAACCAGGACGCGTTCGCCCGGATGCCGTATTGGCTTTCTCTGCTCGCCGGCAATCTCGCCGACGCAGGCGACGGGCAGACCGCCCGGTCCGTGCTGGATGCGGCACTCGCAGCAGGGCAGCAGCGCGATGACATGTGGTGGCTTCCCGAAGTTCTGAGGCAGCGGGCCAAGCTATCAGGAACGGCCGAGGCAAGAGAAATGCTGCAGCGGGCTCGGGAGCTTGCAACAGCCCAGGGAAGTTCCGCCTTGCTCGGCCGCCTCGACGCATAA